One genomic window of Salipiger abyssi includes the following:
- a CDS encoding flavin-containing monooxygenase, translated as MSKTAETMLDVLIIGAGLGGLGAAAKLIGGGCGNIAVVEAAEEVGGVWRQHRYPNVACDTPIDLYAYSFFPGNKWSTNFAPGDEIHAYLKELSDRYDVTPRITFNTRVVESVWDEEEACWHAQSEDGRRWSARYLIWSGGLFSQPTIPRIEGLESFEGESIHTSFWNDDIDLDGKRVAVVGGGATSIQVVPYAAERAEKLYVFVRTPSYVMPRPDISFSDEDRNSPHFAEQQQARRKEWFDRFELIARSRFPMNGEAIAEQEAVWQELFDKQVKDEHNREVLTPNYRFGCKRPLFSTDYYPAIERENVELIGRGVAGLSGDSIVDVEGEAYPVDTVIWATGFAPTDMMGNLAIRGRNGRLLSNEWQEVPHAYFGTMVEGFPNFFLICGPNGGGASVTDMVEAQTGFILDAMAEVGARDCDIVDVEKAAYERFNADIQARADASVMVRGNCVSYYRVGGSGKVFTHWPDTIEAFRNRVRDEALSGLTYREAAKADRAPA; from the coding sequence ATGAGCAAAACCGCCGAAACCATGCTTGACGTGCTCATCATCGGCGCCGGCCTCGGCGGCCTGGGCGCGGCGGCGAAACTCATCGGGGGCGGCTGCGGCAACATCGCCGTGGTGGAGGCGGCGGAGGAGGTCGGCGGCGTCTGGCGCCAGCACCGCTATCCCAATGTCGCCTGCGACACCCCCATCGACCTTTACGCCTACAGCTTTTTCCCGGGCAACAAATGGTCGACCAATTTCGCGCCGGGCGACGAGATCCACGCCTATCTCAAGGAGCTGTCGGACCGCTACGACGTGACGCCGCGCATCACCTTCAACACCCGCGTCGTGGAATCGGTCTGGGACGAGGAAGAGGCCTGCTGGCACGCGCAAAGCGAGGATGGCAGGCGCTGGTCGGCGCGGTATCTGATCTGGTCCGGCGGGCTGTTTTCGCAGCCGACCATCCCCCGCATCGAGGGGCTGGAGAGCTTTGAAGGCGAGTCGATCCATACCTCGTTCTGGAACGACGATATCGACCTCGACGGCAAACGGGTCGCGGTGGTCGGCGGCGGCGCGACCTCTATCCAGGTGGTGCCCTATGCTGCCGAACGTGCCGAAAAGCTCTATGTCTTTGTGCGCACGCCGTCCTATGTGATGCCGAGGCCGGATATCTCGTTCAGCGACGAGGACCGCAACAGCCCGCACTTCGCCGAGCAGCAGCAGGCCCGGCGCAAGGAATGGTTCGACCGGTTCGAGCTGATCGCCAGGTCGCGCTTTCCGATGAACGGCGAGGCCATCGCCGAGCAGGAAGCGGTCTGGCAGGAGCTTTTCGACAAGCAGGTGAAGGACGAACACAATCGCGAGGTGCTGACCCCGAACTACAGGTTCGGCTGCAAGCGCCCGCTGTTCAGCACCGATTATTACCCGGCCATCGAGCGCGAGAATGTCGAGTTGATCGGGCGCGGCGTGGCGGGGCTCTCGGGTGACTCCATCGTCGATGTCGAGGGCGAGGCCTATCCGGTCGATACGGTGATCTGGGCCACCGGCTTTGCGCCGACCGACATGATGGGGAACCTGGCGATCAGGGGCCGTAATGGACGGCTGCTCTCGAATGAGTGGCAGGAGGTGCCGCATGCCTATTTCGGTACGATGGTCGAGGGCTTCCCGAATTTCTTCCTCATCTGCGGTCCGAATGGCGGCGGTGCCTCGGTGACCGATATGGTCGAGGCGCAAACCGGATTCATTCTCGACGCGATGGCAGAGGTCGGGGCGCGCGATTGCGATATCGTGGATGTGGAGAAGGCCGCCTATGAGCGCTTCAACGCCGATATTCAGGCGCGCGCCGATGCCAGCGTGATGGTCAGAGGCAATTGTGTTTCCTATTATCGGGTCGGTGGCTCGGGCAAGGTGTTCACCCACTGGCCCGACACGATCGAGGCGTTCCGCAACCGCGTGCGCGACGAAGCGCTGAGCGGGCTGACCTACCGCGAGGCGGCAAAGGCCGACCGCGCGCCCGCCTGA
- a CDS encoding YbhB/YbcL family Raf kinase inhibitor-like protein — translation MSGQPDDTFKLTVTGIPENGTIPEKYVFNDWGCTGDNISPGLEWRGAPEGTKSFALTLYDPDAPTGSGFWHWVIFNIPADATGIPEDVANSGGLPAPAIAGRTDWGAPGYGGPVPPPGDAPHCYVFTLHALGVEALPLDDQASAAMVGFMIHQNRIASTTFTARYGR, via the coding sequence ATGTCTGGACAGCCGGACGATACATTCAAGCTGACCGTGACCGGCATTCCCGAAAACGGGACGATACCGGAAAAATACGTCTTCAACGACTGGGGCTGCACCGGCGACAACATCTCGCCCGGGCTGGAGTGGCGCGGGGCGCCCGAGGGCACCAAGAGTTTTGCGCTGACCCTCTACGACCCCGACGCGCCCACGGGCAGCGGATTCTGGCACTGGGTCATCTTCAATATTCCCGCCGACGCGACCGGCATTCCCGAGGACGTGGCCAATAGCGGCGGCTTGCCGGCGCCGGCCATCGCCGGGCGTACCGACTGGGGCGCGCCGGGCTATGGCGGCCCGGTGCCGCCGCCGGGCGACGCGCCGCATTGCTACGTGTTCACGCTGCACGCGCTCGGGGTGGAGGCGCTGCCGCTCGACGATCAGGCCTCGGCGGCAATGGTCGGCTTCATGATCCATCAGAACAGGATCGCGTCGACGACATTCACGGCCCGTTACGGCCGATAG
- a CDS encoding quinone oxidoreductase family protein, whose protein sequence is MKAAFYSENGGPEVLNYGEVDDPACGATEIAIDVRAISIEGGDLLHRRITPVAGALHVPGYQAAGIVSEVGAEVRSVKVGDRVVGFNWSGSHAERFVVPEHFAYPVPDGLDLATAATVPVAFGTAHDALFEFGGLGAGETVLIHGATGGVGIALVQLAKQAGATVIGTASSEDKIRRLAALGLDHGFNGRESDIRGAVMTVTGGAGADLALDLVGGPKFPELVAALRPRGRLVLIGFASGEQPVLDPAAIRQGGLCVTGLMFGKRMHLPEIRARISGLIADVAAGTFAMPIERQFALKEAAAAHRYMEQSRPFGKVVLIP, encoded by the coding sequence ATGAAAGCAGCATTCTACTCGGAAAACGGCGGGCCGGAGGTTCTGAATTACGGTGAGGTCGATGACCCGGCCTGCGGCGCAACGGAGATCGCAATCGACGTCCGCGCCATCAGCATCGAGGGCGGAGACCTGCTGCATCGCCGGATCACCCCGGTCGCGGGCGCGCTTCATGTCCCCGGCTATCAGGCCGCGGGGATCGTGTCCGAAGTCGGCGCGGAGGTGCGCTCTGTGAAGGTGGGCGACCGGGTTGTCGGGTTCAACTGGTCGGGGTCGCATGCGGAGCGCTTCGTGGTGCCGGAGCATTTTGCCTATCCGGTGCCCGACGGGCTCGACCTGGCCACCGCCGCGACCGTGCCGGTGGCTTTCGGCACCGCGCATGACGCGCTGTTCGAATTCGGCGGGCTGGGCGCAGGGGAAACCGTGCTCATCCATGGCGCGACTGGCGGGGTCGGCATCGCGCTCGTCCAGCTTGCGAAACAGGCCGGGGCAACGGTCATCGGAACGGCCTCGTCGGAGGACAAGATCCGCCGGCTCGCCGCACTGGGGCTCGATCACGGGTTTAATGGCCGGGAAAGCGATATTCGCGGGGCGGTCATGACCGTCACCGGCGGGGCGGGCGCGGATCTGGCGCTCGATCTCGTCGGCGGGCCGAAATTCCCGGAACTCGTCGCCGCGCTGCGTCCGCGCGGGCGGCTCGTGCTGATCGGCTTTGCCAGCGGCGAGCAGCCGGTGCTCGACCCGGCGGCGATCCGTCAGGGGGGCCTTTGCGTCACCGGGCTGATGTTCGGCAAGCGCATGCATCTGCCCGAGATCCGCGCGCGCATCTCGGGGCTGATCGCCGATGTCGCGGCGGGCACATTCGCGATGCCCATCGAAAGGCAATTCGCGCTGAAAGAGGCGGCGGCGGCGCACCGTTACATGGAGCAGAGCCGCCCCTTCGGGAAGGTCGTTCTCATCCCATGA